The Methylobacterium durans nucleotide sequence GCAAGCCGAACACGCTGATGTTCAACAAGGTCACCATCAACGACGCCCGCCAGGCCGTCCAGATGTTCGGCCCCGCCCAGCACGGCGTCGCCAAGGCCGTCCAGGACGCGGTTGCCGAGGGCATCATCCCGGCCGACGAGGCCGACGACCTCTACATCCTGGTCGGCGTGTTCATCCACTGGGAAGCGGCCGACGACGCCAAGATCCAGAAGTACAACTACGAGGCGACGAAGCTGTCGATCCAGCGCGCCGTCAACGGCGAGCCGAAGGCGTCCGTCGTCACCGAGCAGCGCAACTCCGCTCAGCACCCCTTCGCCGCCAACGCGTAGATCGGGGACAGTCCTGGGCAGAGCGCGCCTCCGCCCGCACCGCGGGGCCTGCTCCAGCGACTGGCTTCCATCTTCCTCGGCCGCTAAGGCCCTTCAGGTGGGACGGCACACGCCGTCCCACCTTTTTTCTTGCCGCTTTTCTTGCCGTCAGCCTTCGCCGAGATCGGCCGCCCCGATCCGCCCGTCGTGGATCGCGGAGGCCACGAGGGCGCCCGCCGCGCCGGCCGCGCGCAGGGCGGCGAGATCGCCCGCGCCCCGCACCCCGCCCGCCGCGTAGAGCCTTGCCCGCGGCGCCAGCGCCCGCGCCGCCGCGAGCCCGTCGAGATCCGGGCCGAGCCCGGCGCCGACCCGGTCGAGGCTCATCACGATCACGTCGTCCGGCCAGATCCCGGGCCGCGCGTGCAGCCCCGCCGGGTCGAGGCGCTCCGCCCCGCTGCGATCCAGCGAGAGGATGGCGCGCGCCCCGCAGGCCCGCACGAGGTCCGGGTCCCGCTGGCTCTCGCTGCCGAGGACGGGGCGGGCGAGGCCGGAGGCGATCACGGACTCGACGGCTCCGGCCTCCGCGAAGCCCGCGTCGAGCCAGAGGGCGACGCCGGGACAGGCGCGGGCTACCGCGGCGACGGCGGCGAGGTTAGGCGGGGCGCCATCCATGATGGCGTCGAGGTCGGCGAGGTAGAGGATCCGCGCGTCGACCGCGCCGGCCAGCGCCGCCGCGATCGGCCCCGGCTCGGATCCCTTTGCCAAGGGCGTCTCGATCGGGGCATAGGAGTGGCGCTCGCCCCTGCGCGCCCGCACCACGCGGCCGTGGCGCAGGTCGATCACCGGGATGACCGAGAAGGACGTCCCCATGCCCACCTCCCTCTCTTGCCGGGAACCGAACGCTTGACCCGAGACGCCGCGCCAGACGCCGAGCCCACGATCGGCTGGGATCTCGGGGGGTCCATGTCAAGGCGGCCCTCGTCTCGGGGGGCCGGGTGCGGGCGGTGGTGCAGGCGCCGTGCCCTCTCTGGCGGGGCCTGCCGGCCCTCGACAAGACCCTCGCGGATCTGCCGGACTGGGCCGCGGGAACGCCCGCCACGCGGTCACGATGACGGGCGAGCTGACGGATTGCTTCAGCGACCGCACGGACGGCGTCGCGCAGCTCTCGGGCTGGGCGCGGGCGAACCTGCCCGGACGCGTCGCGATCTACGCCGGCCGCGGCGGCTTCGTGGCGCCGGAGGCGGCGGAGTCCTGCGCGGCCGACATCGCCTCGGCCAACTGGCACGCCACCGCAGCCCTGGTCGGGCGCCACCTCGCCGAGGGTCTCCTCGTCGATATCGGCTCGACCACGGCGGACCTGATCCCGGTGGTCGCGGGCCGCCCGGCCGCGTCGGGCTACAGCGACGCCGAGCGCCTGGAGACCGGGGAACTCGTCTACACGGGCGTCGTGCGCAGTCACCTCGTGGCGCTCGGCCCCGACGCGCCCTGGCGCGGGCGCCGCACCCGCCTGATGGCCGAGACCTTCGCCAACACGGCCGACCTCTACCGGCTCACCGGCGAGCTGCCCGAGGGCGCGGACCAGCAGCACAGCGCCGACCTCAAGGGCAAGTCGATTCCCGAGAGCGAGACCCGGCTCGCCCGCACCATCGGCCGAGACCGGGGGAGGGCACGGCCGCCGAGTGGCGGGCGCTCGCGGCGCATTTCGCGGAGGCGCAATTGCGCCTCCTCCACGACGCCGCCGCGACCCTGCTGTCGCGCCCCGACCTCGCGTCCGACGCGCCCCTCGTCGCCTGCGGCGCGGGCGCGTTCCTGGCCGAGCGGCTGGCGCTCCGCCTCGGGCGTCCCTGCCGCGCCTTCACCGACCTCGTGGCCGAGCGCATCGCGGGAAGCCCCGAATGGGCCTCGACCTGCGGTCCCGCCGTCGCGGTCGCCCTCATCGGCGCCGCGGACCTTCCGTGACCTGAAACGTTTCCCTCACCCGATTCCGGAGACCCGCATGCGCCCGACGCAGAGACTTGCCCGCATCCTGGCGACCCGTTCCGGCGATGGCATCGAGCTCGCCATCGCCACCGCGACCGGCGAGACCCTGAAGGTGCTGGCCACGCAGGAGCAGATCGACATGCTGGTGGACGAATTGGAGGACATCCTCAACTCGCCCACGGAGGACGCGCCCGGCGGACCGCCGGAGGCGGCGTAGGGCCGGAGGGGCGGCCCGACATCCCGGTGCCCACCGCCGCCGGTCCGTTGCGGAGCGGCAGGGCGGCGTGCTCCACTCACCGTCCGTCGAGGAGGAGAGCTGAGCCATGCCGACCTACATCGTCAGGACGGCCAATCTGGTCCTGTCCGAGGCGCAACGGCAGCGGATCGCGACCGCGATCACCGAAGCCCACGGCGGCAACACGGGCGCGCCGGGCTACTTCGCGCAGGTGTTCTTCGAGGCCGCTGGCCCGGGAACGCACTTCATCGGCGGACGACCGAACGACGTCCCGCACGTCTTCGTCCACGGGCTCATCAGGGCGGGGCGCACGGCCGAGCAGAAGCGCGGCCTGATCGAGGCGCTCTGCACGCGCGTCGGGACGGCGGCCGGAATCGGGCACGAGGACGTCTGGGTCTACGTCCAGGACATCGTCGCCGAGCAGATGATCGAGTTCGGCCGCATCCTGCCGGAGCCCGGGCGGGAGGCCGCGTGGCGGCAGGGCTTCTCGCCCGAGAAGATCGGTGACTTCCAGCGTGCCGGCGTGGCGGTCTGAGCGAAGCACGGCCGCACGGCGAACCGCGCCCCACAGGAGCGAGCGGTCGGGACGTCTCGCACGCCCGCATCGGGGGCTGGGCGCTCACGCATACGCCGGAGACACGACGCACGCCCTCTCCCGAACGGGAGGGGGGCCTCCCGGCTCGTGCTTCGGAGCATGGCGCGGGTCCCCTCTCCCGTTCGGGAGAGGGACAGGGTGAGGGATGCGACCTCTCCGGAGACCTCGCACCCCTCACCCGGTCCGCCTGCGGCGGGCGCGATCTCTCCCGGACGGGAGAGGTGGGCTCCCGCTCAGCCCGGGCGGACGAACCGCTACCGCAGAAAGTCCCCGAACGCCCTCGGCCCGTCGCCGACCTCGATCTCCTTCGTCACGCCGAGCGTCAGCGCGTCGATCACGCTGACCGTGTTGGCGCCCCAGTTCGCCACGTAGAGCCGGCTGCCGTCGCGGGTGGCCGCGATGCCTTCGGGATGGTCGCCGACGTCGATCGCCGTCACGGGCTTGAGGGTGGCGAGGTCGAACACCGTGACGCTCGCCGTGTACTGGTCGGTGACGAAGCCGCGTCCCCGGCGAGCGCCACGACGTAGGGGCGCTCGCCCGTCTTCACCCGGGCGATCTCGCGCGCCGAAGCGAGGTCGATCACCGAGACGTCGTCCGAGAGGACGTTGGCCGCGTAGGCACGCCTGGCCTCCGGATCGAGGGTGAGGCCGAACGGGTGGCGGCCCACCGGGACGACCTTGGTCTCGCGCCGGCTCGCGGCATCGACCACCGAGACCGTGTCGGCCTCCCGGTTCGCTACGAGCAGCGTGGCGCCGTCCGGCGTGACCGCGATGCCCGACGGCGAGGCGCCGACCGCGATCTCGCCGTCCGGCACCAGGGTCCCCTCCCGCGGCACCAGCACGAAGAGGCGTTTGCCGTACCAGTCGGCGACGTAGACGATACCCGAGCGCGGGTTGCAGGCGATGCCGAGGGGGCCGCCGGGCAGCGGCACCGTGCCGGTGACCCTGCGGGCGTCGAGGTCGAGGATGGCGAGGCCCGGCCCGTCCGGCCGCGTGACGTAGGCGGTCTTCCGGTCGGGCGAGAGGGCGATGCCCGCGGGCGAGCCGGGCACGGGGATGCGCGCCGCGACCTTGGCCGCGTCGAGATCCAGGATCTCGACGGCATTCGCGCCCTGCACCGTCACCACCGCCTCGGCGGCAGCGGCCGGGAGCGCGGCGAGGAGTGTGAGGCCCGAGAGACCGGCGCGCAGCCGGCCTCCCGCCTCGGCGAGGCTTCGCACGCCGGCTACGAGCCCTTCTCGACCTTGGCCTTCAGGGCGTCGAGGCCCGTGCGGTAGAGGCCGCGCACGGCCTTCTCGGAGTTCTCGTCGTTCAGCTCGGGCGGCGGATCGTTGTTCATGTAGCCGCGGTAGAAGGCGCCCTTCCAGGTGACCTTCGACTTGCCGCCCGCGTCCTCGACCTCGATCGTCGAGGAATAGTCGTTCACCGGCAGGGTCTTCACGTCGACCTTGTCGATCCGGTACGAGTAGCTCTTCTTCTCGGCGGAGTACTTGGACAGCTCCTCCACCACCGTGGCCCCGCCCTTGAGCGTCAGCGTGCGGGTGGCCTTGGCGTCGTTGCCGCCCGTGCCTTCCGTCTTCTCGACCGGCGGCAGCCAGCTCATGTCCTGGAAATTGCCGACGACCGCCCAGACCTTGTCGGCGGGCGCGTTGATCTCGACGCTCTCCGAGATCTTCCGGCGGGTCGGCCCGTGGGCCTCGGCGGAGAACGACACGACGGCGAGCGCCGCCGCCGTCGCGAGTGCCAGCATCTTCATGGGGTCCCTGTCTCCTTCACGCGCCGCTTTTCTCAGGCGGCGTCGGGGTTTGCGAGGATTCGGTCCGTGCCGAGGGCAGCCGAGACCTTGTCCTCGATCCAGCCCCAGGCCTCGCGCTCGCGGGGCCCGGCTGTCTTGGATATCGCGATGGCGAGATAGCGCATCTCGGAGAGGATCTTCTCCGGCTCCAGCATGTGGAGGCGCGTCGAGAGGATGGCGGCCTCCAGCACCGCGCTCTGGGCGCGGTTGAAGCCGAGGAAGGGGGCATGACTCTCCCGATGCACGGCGCGCCCCCGGTAGCGCGGGCGCGTCGCGTCGTCCTCGACCGAGACCACCTCGAACTCGGCATGGGCGAAGCATTCCGCGAGCCGCATCCCGCGGATCTTCGCGCAGGGAACGACCGGCCAGTCGCGCCGCCCCGTGACGCAGCCCGCGATGACGCGCACGTCCCGCGGGGCGGAGGCCGCGAAGACCGGGCTCGCGTCGAGGTTGAGAATCGTCGGCGAGGGCCGGAAGGGCGCGAGGATGAGGTCCTCGCCGTCCTCGATCAGCCCGAAGGGCACGAGGTGCAATTCGCCCGCGGGCGAGAGCGTCGTCACGATGGTCTCGAGGATCAAGGGCATGGGTCAGGCCTCGTCCGCCGGCACGAGCTTGCCGCAGACGATCCGCGCCGGCCGGTCACCGGGTGTTTCGGTCAGGCCCTCGGCTTCCGCCCGCGCCGCGCCCTCGTCGACCGTCTCGGGCGGCGCGGCATCGGCCTCGGCCGGCACCTTCGCGGCATCGCGCGTGCCGGGCGGCGGACCGCCGGGGCCCGAATGCTTGGTGTGGCCGGCCTTCTTGAAGGCGGTGGTGTCCTCGGCCTCGTCGTCGGCGGCCGCGCCCCAGC carries:
- the fae gene encoding 5,6,7,8-tetrahydromethanopterin hydro-lyase, which produces MAKINKVQVGEALVGDGNEVAHIDLIIGPRGSPAETAFCNGLVNNKHGFTSLLAVIAPNLPCKPNTLMFNKVTINDARQAVQMFGPAQHGVAKAVQDAVAEGIIPADEADDLYILVGVFIHWEAADDAKIQKYNYEATKLSIQRAVNGEPKASVVTEQRNSAQHPFAANA
- a CDS encoding HisA/HisF-related TIM barrel protein; protein product: MGTSFSVIPVIDLRHGRVVRARRGERHSYAPIETPLAKGSEPGPIAAALAGAVDARILYLADLDAIMDGAPPNLAAVAAVARACPGVALWLDAGFAEAGAVESVIASGLARPVLGSESQRDPDLVRACGARAILSLDRSGAERLDPAGLHARPGIWPDDVIVMSLDRVGAGLGPDLDGLAAARALAPRARLYAAGGVRGAGDLAALRAAGAAGALVASAIHDGRIGAADLGEG
- a CDS encoding tautomerase family protein, whose product is MPTYIVRTANLVLSEAQRQRIATAITEAHGGNTGAPGYFAQVFFEAAGPGTHFIGGRPNDVPHVFVHGLIRAGRTAEQKRGLIEALCTRVGTAAGIGHEDVWVYVQDIVAEQMIEFGRILPEPGREAAWRQGFSPEKIGDFQRAGVAV
- a CDS encoding SRPBCC family protein, producing MKMLALATAAALAVVSFSAEAHGPTRRKISESVEINAPADKVWAVVGNFQDMSWLPPVEKTEGTGGNDAKATRTLTLKGGATVVEELSKYSAEKKSYSYRIDKVDVKTLPVNDYSSTIEVEDAGGKSKVTWKGAFYRGYMNNDPPPELNDENSEKAVRGLYRTGLDALKAKVEKGS
- a CDS encoding DUF447 domain-containing protein; translation: MPLILETIVTTLSPAGELHLVPFGLIEDGEDLILAPFRPSPTILNLDASPVFAASAPRDVRVIAGCVTGRRDWPVVPCAKIRGMRLAECFAHAEFEVVSVEDDATRPRYRGRAVHRESHAPFLGFNRAQSAVLEAAILSTRLHMLEPEKILSEMRYLAIAISKTAGPREREAWGWIEDKVSAALGTDRILANPDAA